A single genomic interval of Myxocyprinus asiaticus isolate MX2 ecotype Aquarium Trade chromosome 19, UBuf_Myxa_2, whole genome shotgun sequence harbors:
- the LOC127409796 gene encoding tyrosine-protein kinase Blk-like: MGCACSDQKHGKDSKKKGHDHFNSTNSNASHLSREHMQNNNQDIVVAQYDFQPASDSDLQFKKGDRLKIIQETGEWWLAKSLVTGYEGYIPSTYVARAETLEVERWFFKNMSRRDTERLLLAPGNKSGSFLVRESETTKGAFSLSVRDSTPEQGDVVKHYKIRALDNGGFYISPSTTFSSLQELVKFYSRTADGLCQRLGSPCKIAAPERPWAQDEWEIPRETLKMVKKLGAGQFGEVWMGFYKNNQKVAIKTLKEGTMEPEAFLQEANLMKQLQHERLVKLHAVVTKEPILIVTEYMANGSLLDFLKTEDGHKLRLPKLIDMTAQIAEGMAYIERKNYIHRDLRAANILVSETLHCKIADFGLARIIESEYTAQEGAKFPIKWTAPEAINFGTFTIKSDVWSFGILLTEIVTYGRVPYPGMTNPEVIRNLDRNYRMPCPDGCPGELYDIILKCWNERPEDRPTFDHLQDILNDFFIATEGQYEMHP; this comes from the exons atgggtTGTGCTTGTAGTGACCAGAAACATGGCAAAGACTCAAAAAAGAAAGGACATGACCATTTTAATTCTACAAACTCTAATGCATCTCAT TTATCAAGAGAGCACATGCAAAACAACAAtcaag ACATTGTTGTTGCTCAATATGACTTCCAGCCTGCTAGTGACAGTGATCTTCAATTCAAAAAAGGAGACAGACTCAAGATTATTCAGGA AACTGGGGAATGGTGGTTGGCGAAGTCTTTGGTCACAGGTTATGAGGGATATATTCCAAGTACGTATGTGGCAAGAGCAGAAACATTGGAGGTGGAGAG ATGGTTTTTCAAGAACATGAGCCGCAGAGACACAGAGCGTCTTTTACTGGCCCCAGgaaacaagtctggttcatttctTGTGCGAGAAAGTGAAACAACCAAAG GTGCTTTCTCTCTGTCCGTAAGAGATTCCACTCCAGAGCAAGGTGATGTGGTCAAGCACTATAAGATCCGTGCTCTTGATAATGGCGGTTTCTACATCTCTCCATCCACAACCTTTTCTTCTCTACAGGAACTAGTGAAGTTTTACTCTA GGACAGCAGATGGTCTGTGCCAGAGGCTAGGAAGTCCCTGTAAGATTGCTGCCCCTGAGAGACCCTGGGCTCAAGACGAGTGGGAGATTCCCAGAGAGACTCTGAAGATGGTGAAAAAACTTGGCGCTGGCCAGTTTGGAGAAGTCTGGATGG GGTTTTATAAAAACAACCAGAAAGTGGCCATTAAGACTTTAAAGGAAGGCACCATGGAGCCAGAGGCTTTCCTACAAGAGGCTAATCTGATGAAGCAGCTCCAACATGAGAGACTGGTGAAATTGCACGCTGTGGTCACCAAGGAGCCCATCCTCATTGTCACAGAATACATGGCAAATG gaagcTTGTTAGATTTTCTGAAGACAGAGGATGGCCATAAGTTAAGACTTCCCAAGCTGATTGATATGACTGCTCAA ATTGCAGAAGGCATGGCTTACATAGAAAGGAAAAACTACATTCATAGAGACCTGCGTGCCGCTAATATTCTAGTCTCTGAGACCCTGCACTGCAAAATAGCTGACTTTGGCCTTGCCAGGATTATCGAATCTGAATACACTGCACAAGAAG GTGCAAAATTCCCTATTAAGTGGACAGCCCCTGAGGCCATCAACTTTGGTACTTTCACCATCAAGTCAGATGTGTGGTCCTTTGGAATTCTTCTGACAGAGATTGTCACATATGGCAGAGTACCTTATCCAG GCATGACAAATCCAGAGGTGATCCGTAACCTTGACAGGAACTACAGGATGCCATGTCCAGATGGCTGCCCAGGGGAGCTCTATGATATCATTCTAAAGTGCTGGAACGAAAGGCCAGAGGACAGACCTACTTTTGACCACCTACAGGACATACTCAATGACTTCTTCATTGCCACTGAGGGCCAGTACGAGATGCACCCATAG